From Thermoplasmata archaeon:
ACGTGGGCCACGGCAAGGGCTGGCCGCACCTTCCGCAGAAAGCCGCCGCGGGTACAAGCTCAGCTCCACATCTTGGGCAGGCCGCCGTGCCGTCCGCCTCCGCAGACGAGGATACCAGGGTTTCCGGCGAGAAAAGCCTTCCGAAGCCTCGCCCGATTTCCTCGCTTGGCCCTCCCCTCCATCGTCTCGTTTGTCAACCAGGTCGCCACCGAAGGGCTTAAGAATCGAACCTTGGATACGGACGCAGCAGAAGGGATGGTGAGCGTCTGCTCGGAGAAATCTCTGAGATCATCGGGCTGCAGGTCTACACCCAGAACGGCGTGTTCCTGGGCAATGTGAACAACTTGGTCGTGGACGTCGACAACGGATCCGTGGACGGCATCTTCGTCGGGGAGACGAACCCCCTCCTCGTGGAAGGGAGCCGCGCGGTCAGCGTCCCGTACCGCTGGGTGCAGAGCGTCGGCGACATCGTCGTGCTCCGGTACTTCCCGAAGCGGGTCACGGCGAAGCGCGCGGCGGCTCCGGTCGCCGCCCAGTAGCGTTCCTCCCGCTACTTACGTCACATTTATCCCGCGGGCCCTCGATAGGTTCGGTATGGCCCGCGTGGGCTTCGAGACCAAGGCGGCACCCGCGGCTCGCTTCGAGCTTCTCGACATCGATCTTCTCCATTGTCACGAGGAGATTCAGCCCTCGTTGTTGGAGCGGGTCATGGAGGAGATCCGGGAGGACGGGTACGTGAAGAAGCCCATCCTGGTTGCGGACAAGGTCTGGGTCATCTTGGACGGCCACCACCGGTACGAGGCCCTGCGCCGGCTTGGGTGCCGCCGCGTGCCCGCGTACGTGATCGACTACTTCTCGGACGTCGTCGACTTGGGCCTGTGGCCCACCGCCAAGGAGAAGAACGTGCGGAAGCAGGACGTCGTGGAGCGGGGACGGGCCGGACTCCTCTACACGCCGAAGACGACGCGCCACACGATCAGAATCCACCTGCCCGACGTGTTCACGGACCTCGAGGACCTGATGTAGGTTCGCGGGGGCTCTCATCACCGCGGGATCGATTCCGCCGGATGCGGCGCCGCCGGACGACCAGGAACGCCGTTGCGGTCGCGGCAACCGCCACAGCGCCGAGGACGAGAAGCCACTGGTCCGTGGAGAGCCCGAGCCAGTTCGACGGCTCCGCGGCGTGGTACCGATACGCGACGAGGGTGCTCACGGCGGTCAGGTTGCCTCCGCGGTCGTACGATTCCGTCCGCACGTTGTTGCCCACCGCAGCCGAGTAGAAGAGCCGCTGCCAGGTTCCGTCGGGAGCGGCCTCACGCACGGGGAAGGACTCAAACGTCCCAGCCGGGGCGCTCAGCTGGACCGCGTCGCCCAAGGAGAATCCGAGCGTCCACCGGCCCGTCCCGTTCTGGTGGACATGCCCGCCGGAGGAACTGTAGAGGTCCTGGGTGAAGTTGTAGGCGGCGGTGACGTTCCCCGACGATCCCGCGACCCAGGGGTAGCCCCAGCCGTCCGAGAGGATCGCGTACGTAGTCGTGTTCTGGAGCCGCAGGGAATAGGGGACCACATACTGGTAGGTCCCGTTCACGGACAGGTCGAGGAGGCTGTAGATGGGGTGTAGATCCCGAGGCTCGAACCGCTCCTCGCCGGTCAGCGTCCAACTCCCGGTCACGGCGATGGTCCCGTTCCCCGTGGTCAGGTGCCCCGCCGCGGTCCCCGATCCCGTGAGGACCACGCGGTAGGCGTCCACCGGGGTCCCTCCCGTGGCCGTGGCGGTGGTCCCCGTCACCGTGGACGTCGCGGTCCCGGTCAGGTTGAGACCCGGGGTCAACGTCGTGTTCGTGCGGTACGTCCAGAAATCCCCGGCGGTCCAGGAGGGACGGTCCACGGAGGTTGCCGTCGCATTCCCGGCGAGCGCGACCAGCAGGAAGCCGAGAGCCAGCGCAGAAACCCGGGATCGCGCCACGGCAAAGGATGCGGAGCGGCGCGAGATAAAGGTTCGCCGGCTAGCCCGGTTCGTCGACCACGTCCTTCCCCCGCGGGCTCGGCCGGATCCGGATGCGGCCTCGGAACTCCCGCCGAAGCCCTTCGCCCCCCAGGAGGCGATCCAAGAACACGGCGAGCGCGGCGACCTCCGAGTGGGGCTGGTTTCCCACCGCCACGTTGACGTCCGCCTGCCGGTAGAGATCCGCGGGGACCTTCTCGGCGCCCACGATCACGAGCAGGTCGTCGTGCGGCATTCGTGGCAGCACCTCGTCGAGGGGGAGGCCGTACATCGTGAGGTGGACCTTGGTGCCGGGGAACTCCCGCAGGACGCGGCGCCACTGGACTCCCGTCTCGATCTCGAACGGCCCGCCGAACCGGCGTACGAGGGTTCGAACCGTCTTCTCAAGGGCCGAATCCCTCGTGTCCACGAGCACACGCGCCGCCCCGAACGCACGCGCGGTGAGCGCCACATGGGTCGTGACCCGCTTGTCCCGCGCGGGTCGGTGCCCGAGCCGCAGGACGGTGATCACCGGGTCAGTCCTCAAACCGGATGATCCGATGGCCGCGGAAGTCGAGCCTCGGCGAACGCTTGACGAGCGCCTTGAGCATGGTCTGCGTGACCTTGA
This genomic window contains:
- a CDS encoding PRC-barrel domain-containing protein, which gives rise to MGLQVYTQNGVFLGNVNNLVVDVDNGSVDGIFVGETNPLLVEGSRAVSVPYRWVQSVGDIVVLRYFPKRVTAKRAAAPVAAQ
- a CDS encoding ParB N-terminal domain-containing protein, whose translation is MARVGFETKAAPAARFELLDIDLLHCHEEIQPSLLERVMEEIREDGYVKKPILVADKVWVILDGHHRYEALRRLGCRRVPAYVIDYFSDVVDLGLWPTAKEKNVRKQDVVERGRAGLLYTPKTTRHTIRIHLPDVFTDLEDLM
- a CDS encoding tRNA (cytidine(56)-2'-O)-methyltransferase, with product MITVLRLGHRPARDKRVTTHVALTARAFGAARVLVDTRDSALEKTVRTLVRRFGGPFEIETGVQWRRVLREFPGTKVHLTMYGLPLDEVLPRMPHDDLLVIVGAEKVPADLYRQADVNVAVGNQPHSEVAALAVFLDRLLGGEGLRREFRGRIRIRPSPRGKDVVDEPG